A window from Bacteroidetes Order II. bacterium encodes these proteins:
- a CDS encoding MerR family transcriptional regulator, which produces MNNFLYWSHQAKPSKGGTAVAKFLFQRLDSLATEGSIFLKNKNMTAISISQLSQIAGVSLRTLRHYDEIGLLKPSLRRASGYRYYGKAEVLRLQQILFYKELGLPLAKIHSVLDAPHFDLITALESHKAVLEFRQKRTTMLLETIQKTLLHLKQEQDTMKSEDLYKGFDPETAEAYEAEAKERWGAEAVEASKNRVMAAGKEQWEAIQADVEALNQALADAMATYDAQDEYVQKLVKRHFEMIGNFYTVTPKMYQGLASLYVDDPRFTAYYEKYRAGLAAYLSRAMQVYCSHHFGPTA; this is translated from the coding sequence GTGAACAATTTTTTGTATTGGTCGCATCAGGCCAAGCCATCAAAAGGCGGTACAGCGGTGGCAAAATTTCTTTTCCAGCGGCTTGACTCTCTCGCTACGGAAGGGTCTATCTTTCTGAAAAACAAGAATATGACAGCTATTTCCATTTCCCAACTTTCTCAAATAGCGGGTGTTAGCCTCCGGACCTTGCGCCACTACGACGAAATCGGGCTTCTCAAGCCTAGTCTTCGACGGGCCTCTGGGTATCGCTATTATGGCAAGGCGGAAGTGTTGCGGCTACAACAAATCTTGTTCTATAAGGAGCTTGGACTACCGCTGGCAAAGATTCATTCGGTATTGGATGCCCCCCATTTTGATTTAATTACAGCGCTGGAATCTCATAAAGCGGTATTAGAGTTTCGCCAAAAGCGTACAACCATGCTCCTTGAAACCATTCAAAAAACCTTGTTGCACTTAAAACAGGAGCAAGACACCATGAAATCTGAAGACCTTTATAAAGGCTTTGACCCTGAAACAGCCGAGGCTTATGAGGCCGAAGCAAAAGAACGATGGGGGGCGGAAGCCGTAGAAGCCTCGAAAAATCGTGTTATGGCGGCTGGAAAGGAACAATGGGAGGCGATCCAAGCCGACGTCGAGGCCCTAAACCAAGCATTGGCGGATGCTATGGCTACCTATGATGCCCAAGATGAATATGTACAAAAATTGGTAAAGCGGCACTTTGAGATGATCGGAAATTTTTATACCGTCACGCCCAAAATGTATCAAGGTTTGGCTTCGCTCTATGTGGATGACCCCCGGTTTACGGCCTACTACGAAAAGTACCGTGCGGGCTTGGCCGCTTACCTAAGCCGCGCCATGCAGGTATATTGCAGCCACCACTTTGGCCCAACCGCATAA
- a CDS encoding TIM barrel protein yields MNRRNFIQTGALGVAAAGLPLPLSAEGRTEVGKYTFKHHYAPHDGMFRHYGGKDILDQLRFMAETGFTAFEDNGMRGRPIEQQQAIGNLLAQLGMTMGVFVAHNIAWNEANLASGDPVKRDQFLAEIRESVEVAKRCNAKWMTVVPGALDKRLALDYQTANVVETLRRASEILAPHGLVMVLEPLNPYRDHPGLFLSRSPQAYLVCKAVNSPSCKILFDIYHQQITEGNLIPNIEKCWDEIAYFQIGDNPGRNEPGTGEINYRKVFEFIYKKGFRGVLGMEHGNAMPDKAGEWAVINAYIEADKF; encoded by the coding sequence ATGAACCGAAGAAATTTTATCCAAACCGGTGCGCTTGGCGTAGCCGCAGCAGGACTTCCTCTTCCCCTTTCTGCGGAAGGACGCACCGAGGTCGGAAAATACACGTTTAAACATCATTATGCGCCCCACGATGGGATGTTCAGGCATTATGGCGGAAAAGACATTTTAGACCAACTGCGCTTTATGGCCGAAACAGGCTTTACGGCCTTCGAGGACAATGGGATGCGGGGTCGCCCTATAGAGCAACAACAGGCTATTGGCAACCTCTTGGCCCAGTTGGGCATGACGATGGGTGTTTTTGTGGCACACAACATCGCTTGGAATGAGGCCAATTTAGCCTCTGGAGATCCGGTTAAGCGGGATCAGTTTCTCGCTGAAATCCGAGAATCGGTGGAGGTAGCCAAACGTTGTAATGCCAAATGGATGACAGTCGTGCCTGGCGCATTAGACAAGCGGCTGGCCTTAGATTACCAGACGGCCAATGTGGTAGAGACCCTTCGGCGTGCCTCCGAAATTTTGGCGCCGCACGGCCTGGTTATGGTACTCGAACCCCTTAATCCGTATCGAGACCATCCGGGCCTCTTCCTGAGTCGGTCTCCACAAGCTTATTTGGTGTGTAAGGCCGTCAATAGCCCATCGTGTAAAATCTTATTCGATATCTACCACCAACAAATTACCGAAGGCAACCTAATCCCAAATATCGAAAAGTGTTGGGACGAAATTGCGTATTTCCAGATTGGTGATAATCCAGGACGCAACGAACCCGGCACGGGCGAAATCAACTACAGGAAGGTGTTCGAGTTTATCTACAAAAAAGGCTTTCGGGGGGTTCTGGGAATGGAACATGGCAATGCTATGCCCGACAAGGCGGGCGAATGGGCGGTCATTAATGCCTATATAGAAGCCGATAAATTTTAA
- a CDS encoding DUF2795 domain-containing protein, which yields MYWTFDLASYLNDAPWPATKEELIDYATRTGAPEEVIENLDMLEEDETPYESMQEIWPDYPTSSDDFYYTEE from the coding sequence ATGTACTGGACTTTTGATTTAGCCTCTTATTTGAACGACGCACCGTGGCCTGCAACAAAGGAAGAGTTGATAGATTATGCCACCAGAACTGGCGCACCGGAAGAGGTTATAGAAAATCTGGATATGCTCGAAGAGGACGAAACGCCCTACGAAAGCATGCAAGAAATATGGCCAGATTACCCAACCAGTTCCGACGACTTCTACTATACAGAAGAATAA
- a CDS encoding class I SAM-dependent methyltransferase, whose product MINLHYYTTQIVLQDGIYFSNKTSEISYPATGNEDFFQIEDQSFWFLHRNQCITEAVLHYSPNQVFFDIGGGNGFVAKGLQSAGIQTVLVEPGIQGCLNAKKRNLEYILCSTLENAAFNKNKLPAIGLFDVVEHIEKETEFLQTIYDLLLENGLVFITVPAYNALWSDEDIAAGHFRRYRARELEKKLKQIGFSVEYSTYIFSILIIAVFLFRTLPYTLGYVRKNIQRKDVHQKDHQEKKGWLGKLLMLIWNYEIRKIRNKNKIPFGGSCFVVARKVVKTLDQDPV is encoded by the coding sequence ATGATTAATCTTCACTACTACACTACTCAGATTGTTCTACAAGATGGAATATATTTTTCCAATAAAACCAGTGAAATTTCTTATCCCGCAACGGGAAATGAAGACTTTTTTCAGATAGAAGACCAAAGTTTCTGGTTTCTTCATCGAAACCAATGTATTACAGAAGCGGTATTGCATTACTCTCCCAATCAGGTATTCTTTGATATTGGTGGCGGTAATGGTTTTGTTGCAAAAGGACTACAAAGTGCGGGCATCCAAACCGTATTGGTTGAGCCAGGCATACAAGGTTGTTTAAATGCAAAGAAAAGAAATCTGGAATATATTCTTTGTTCTACACTCGAAAATGCTGCATTTAATAAAAATAAACTGCCAGCAATTGGACTGTTTGACGTGGTCGAACATATCGAAAAAGAGACAGAGTTCTTACAAACCATTTATGACTTATTGCTTGAAAATGGATTGGTTTTCATAACGGTTCCCGCATATAATGCACTTTGGTCTGATGAAGATATTGCAGCAGGTCATTTTAGACGGTATCGCGCAAGGGAGTTGGAAAAGAAACTTAAACAAATTGGATTTAGCGTCGAATATTCCACCTATATTTTCTCCATTCTGATTATTGCTGTTTTTCTTTTTAGAACCTTACCCTATACTTTAGGATACGTAAGGAAAAACATACAAAGGAAAGACGTGCATCAAAAAGATCATCAAGAAAAAAAGGGCTGGCTGGGTAAACTTCTTATGCTGATCTGGAATTATGAGATACGAAAAATAAGGAATAAAAACAAAATACCTTTTGGCGGCTCTTGTTTTGTAGTGGCCCGAAAAGTGGTCAAAACGCTTGACCAAGACCCGGTATAA
- a CDS encoding nuclear transport factor 2 family protein, which translates to MSNQRKKIIQNYLDGYNNFDIDKMTIDFSDEIVFQNMQNGKVNMTLYGIAEFKQQAEQTKSYFESREQKMTFISHSDDKTEIEIEYSAVLAIDFSNGLKKGEKIVLKGISIFMFKDNKIMQITDIS; encoded by the coding sequence ATGAGCAATCAAAGAAAAAAGATTATTCAAAATTATTTAGATGGCTATAATAATTTTGATATTGATAAAATGACAATTGATTTTAGTGATGAAATTGTTTTTCAAAACATGCAAAATGGAAAGGTAAACATGACGCTATATGGCATTGCTGAATTTAAACAACAAGCCGAACAAACAAAATCATATTTTGAGAGTAGGGAACAAAAAATGACCTTCATAAGCCACAGCGATGACAAAACAGAAATTGAAATAGAATATTCGGCTGTTTTAGCAATAGATTTTTCAAATGGATTAAAAAAAGGAGAAAAAATTGTATTAAAAGGGATTTCAATTTTTATGTTTAAAGATAATAAAATTATGCAAATAACAGACATATCATAA
- a CDS encoding DUF3817 domain-containing protein — translation MFTLLQNNLGRLRIIGFVEGWSYLILLFVAMPLKYIWEMPVSVRVMGTIHGALFVFFMIYVTLVWYEKNHSWSWAIKSFVASIVPFGTFWADKHLFQQNTR, via the coding sequence ATGTTTACACTCCTCCAAAACAACCTTGGTCGGTTGCGGATCATCGGTTTTGTTGAAGGTTGGTCTTACCTGATTTTACTCTTTGTGGCCATGCCCTTAAAATACATATGGGAAATGCCCGTTTCCGTCCGGGTTATGGGGACCATACATGGTGCTCTATTTGTGTTTTTTATGATTTATGTCACCCTTGTGTGGTACGAAAAAAACCATTCATGGAGCTGGGCTATAAAGTCTTTTGTGGCCTCTATTGTGCCTTTTGGTACGTTCTGGGCTGATAAACATTTATTTCAGCAAAATACGCGATAA
- a CDS encoding M23 family metallopeptidase, protein MSDNKYYYYDHETMSFVEAAPVQRNPLRWGAITVGVATVLIAAGIWLFSGLGGGSAKEYQLKSENEALRAQLGQTEKRVDAVFDKLDELYQKDSELYRVVLQVDPISKDVRDVGVGGTDTYEAFDGYSNETGGLLRRMNTTLDKLERQMNLQGSSYRELITIARTKNADLAHKPIMVPVEGGRFTSGFGYRIHPIARTRRMHEGVDIVVPIGTPVYAPANGTVDFAATKGGYGHTVVIKHGDSGYATLYAHLSRYVVSSGQTVKRGQLIAYTGNSGSSTGPHLHYEVQSADGQQKFNPMDFIAPSMSPATLKEAIKGAEGESATLDY, encoded by the coding sequence ATGTCTGATAACAAGTATTATTATTACGACCACGAAACCATGTCGTTCGTGGAAGCGGCTCCGGTACAGCGTAACCCTCTTCGTTGGGGTGCGATAACCGTTGGGGTGGCCACCGTTTTAATCGCCGCCGGAATTTGGCTATTTAGTGGCCTCGGAGGTGGCTCTGCGAAAGAGTATCAACTGAAGAGTGAGAACGAAGCCCTACGTGCACAATTGGGCCAGACCGAAAAACGGGTGGATGCGGTCTTTGATAAATTGGACGAACTCTATCAAAAAGACAGTGAACTTTACCGTGTAGTCTTGCAGGTAGATCCGATCTCCAAGGATGTGCGTGATGTAGGAGTGGGCGGTACCGACACCTATGAAGCCTTCGATGGATACTCGAACGAGACAGGAGGGCTGCTACGAAGAATGAATACCACCTTAGATAAGTTGGAACGCCAAATGAACCTCCAAGGTTCTTCCTACCGGGAATTAATCACTATTGCCCGTACCAAAAATGCAGACTTGGCGCATAAACCCATTATGGTTCCGGTAGAAGGTGGACGTTTTACATCTGGATTTGGCTACCGCATTCACCCTATTGCCCGCACCCGTAGAATGCACGAGGGGGTGGATATTGTGGTCCCCATTGGTACACCCGTCTATGCGCCTGCAAATGGAACGGTTGACTTTGCCGCCACGAAAGGTGGATATGGTCATACTGTGGTGATTAAGCATGGAGACAGTGGTTATGCGACCTTGTATGCCCACCTCTCCCGATATGTGGTTTCGTCGGGACAAACCGTAAAGCGTGGCCAACTCATTGCCTATACCGGAAATTCGGGCAGTTCAACTGGGCCTCACCTTCATTACGAAGTACAAAGTGCCGATGGACAACAAAAATTCAATCCGATGGACTTTATCGCGCCCAGTATGTCACCTGCAACCCTGAAAGAAGCCATCAAGGGCGCCGAGGGCGAATCCGCTACTTTAGATTATTGA
- a CDS encoding BamA/TamA family outer membrane protein has protein sequence MYHQYEGYSNWCKVIRHFFVMGACVFVQVICAGMGYAQSAPYQAGPIVASIEITGQSLFNAESQLLPLVNTEVNRKLFGIPRITPWLWIYRWGTKSSLPHRLKEGIIKSGEKPAYLDLVVVEKDADRLRLFFRQQGYRAAIVTPRIRKNNPDSSQVVVQFTITLGTPTFIRNFRYLGLEKLTSDQQSRLLSESLLGAGKTPIAAFTFDGAGQRYIEPKLYEERRRIITFLQDEGYPEITRDSIRVIVTPVRTDSFDVSMLVGMGKRYRMGEIRFRVNGPDGSATQRDTLQWLEREDQPRLHVTATRKGEASLNPHLLNALMQFTPGEWYNQSKLLQTKLLLEQTGLFPFTNFLPAYASSKTHGSHTYVPIEVDLRTRPRFEVNWDGSLLQRFNTNTSDEIGLGTGASVSDLNVWGQGEKMRLRLSASGTLERGFTLSTNSQSGNFSRSTQYDAAFGWSFPYLRRRVSWLGPLFGVPFYSASTRIQLNFLHEKREVIKLTRDRASLLYQLDFRHNRAITSTLNLFDFSFSDPKPAEGFEELFLSLITDPIQYQRAVEDYTVRKVNNAFRYAIRGGNADPLRRDKGYSSEFGAEIGGNLPFLLDRFVITPSILEGTLPGVGSGSSLAYRQYARFNLDFRKYEPRGNFGTLAWKVSAGWAFPMGGHVESALNTRCGESAVNPNAQDCRRAEVPYERRFFIGGSSSLRAWGLGELGPGSATSAKDGLNGVLGGDVKLEGSLEYRQVFVRNLFGADYMLATFLDAGNIWYDRRNVSDVASAKFILPDAFRQMGLGGGFGIRVSWAYLILRFDWAVQMMAPGGAFFPNGIRFRFIPGLGQAF, from the coding sequence ATGTATCACCAGTACGAGGGGTATTCCAATTGGTGCAAAGTCATTAGGCACTTTTTTGTAATGGGTGCTTGCGTTTTTGTGCAGGTCATTTGTGCAGGAATGGGTTATGCACAATCAGCACCCTACCAAGCAGGCCCCATCGTCGCTTCCATCGAAATTACAGGCCAGTCACTCTTTAATGCCGAGTCTCAACTTCTTCCATTGGTCAATACGGAGGTGAACCGAAAGTTATTCGGAATACCCCGTATTACTCCTTGGTTGTGGATTTATCGCTGGGGGACCAAAAGTAGCCTCCCACATCGTCTCAAGGAAGGGATCATCAAAAGCGGCGAGAAACCCGCTTATTTAGATCTGGTGGTGGTGGAAAAAGACGCCGACCGACTCCGGCTGTTCTTTAGACAACAAGGATATCGGGCTGCCATTGTAACGCCACGGATTCGTAAAAACAATCCGGACTCCTCTCAGGTCGTCGTGCAATTCACCATTACTCTAGGAACTCCAACGTTTATCCGAAATTTCCGGTATCTGGGATTAGAGAAATTAACCTCAGACCAGCAGTCTCGCCTACTCTCGGAGTCGCTGCTCGGTGCCGGAAAAACGCCGATTGCGGCTTTTACGTTTGATGGAGCCGGACAACGCTACATTGAACCCAAACTTTACGAAGAACGCAGGCGTATCATCACGTTTTTGCAAGATGAAGGATACCCAGAAATCACCCGTGACTCTATCCGGGTGATTGTAACGCCAGTACGGACAGACTCTTTTGACGTTTCTATGTTGGTTGGTATGGGCAAACGCTATCGGATGGGCGAGATCCGATTCAGGGTAAATGGCCCGGATGGCAGCGCGACGCAACGCGACACGCTGCAGTGGCTCGAGCGGGAAGACCAACCCCGCCTTCATGTGACCGCTACCCGAAAGGGCGAAGCGTCCCTGAATCCGCATTTACTTAATGCCTTGATGCAGTTTACACCGGGCGAATGGTACAATCAATCCAAGTTACTGCAAACCAAATTGCTCTTAGAGCAGACGGGACTTTTTCCTTTTACCAATTTTCTTCCGGCGTATGCTTCAAGTAAAACACATGGCAGCCATACGTATGTTCCGATAGAGGTGGATTTACGCACCCGCCCACGGTTCGAGGTTAATTGGGATGGTTCTTTGTTGCAGCGGTTCAATACCAATACCAGTGATGAAATTGGTTTGGGGACAGGAGCTTCGGTATCGGATTTAAATGTGTGGGGACAAGGTGAAAAGATGCGGCTACGCCTCTCCGCCTCCGGAACCTTAGAACGCGGATTTACCCTTTCAACCAATAGCCAATCGGGTAATTTTAGCCGTTCTACACAATATGATGCGGCTTTTGGTTGGAGCTTCCCCTACCTAAGACGAAGGGTTTCTTGGTTGGGTCCACTGTTTGGGGTCCCCTTTTATAGTGCATCCACCCGTATCCAACTTAATTTTTTGCACGAGAAACGAGAAGTGATCAAGCTGACACGTGACCGTGCCTCTTTGTTGTACCAGTTAGATTTTCGGCACAACCGCGCCATTACTTCTACGTTGAACCTCTTCGATTTTTCCTTTAGTGACCCCAAACCCGCGGAAGGCTTCGAAGAATTGTTTCTGAGCCTCATCACCGATCCTATCCAATACCAGCGTGCGGTAGAAGACTATACCGTTCGTAAGGTCAATAACGCATTTCGTTATGCCATCCGTGGTGGAAATGCGGATCCTCTTAGACGCGATAAAGGGTATTCTAGTGAATTTGGGGCGGAAATTGGCGGAAATTTGCCGTTTTTATTAGACCGTTTTGTGATTACGCCTAGTATTCTGGAAGGTACGTTGCCCGGTGTGGGGAGCGGAAGTAGCTTGGCATACCGTCAATATGCCCGTTTTAACTTGGATTTCAGGAAATACGAGCCGAGGGGAAATTTCGGTACATTGGCTTGGAAAGTTTCTGCAGGTTGGGCCTTTCCTATGGGTGGACATGTGGAAAGTGCCCTCAATACCCGGTGCGGCGAATCAGCCGTAAACCCCAATGCACAAGATTGTCGGCGTGCCGAGGTGCCCTATGAACGGCGGTTTTTTATTGGTGGAAGCTCAAGTTTACGTGCTTGGGGACTGGGCGAGTTGGGGCCGGGTTCGGCAACTTCGGCCAAAGACGGTCTGAATGGTGTACTTGGTGGGGATGTAAAACTCGAAGGCAGTTTAGAGTATCGTCAGGTTTTTGTACGGAACTTGTTTGGTGCCGATTATATGCTCGCCACTTTTCTGGATGCTGGAAATATTTGGTACGACCGTCGGAATGTGTCTGATGTGGCTTCAGCAAAATTTATCCTACCCGATGCCTTTCGTCAAATGGGGTTAGGAGGTGGTTTTGGGATACGGGTCTCGTGGGCATACCTTATTCTGCGCTTCGATTGGGCTGTCCAAATGATGGCACCTGGTGGTGCCTTTTTTCCCAATGGTATCCGGTTTCGGTTTATACCGGGTCTTGGTCAAGCGTTTTGA